A stretch of DNA from Leptolyngbyaceae cyanobacterium:
TTTTTACGAAACCCGTTTCTTGATTGAATTCGTTATAACCGCCGCCGATATCTAAAGCGATCGCAAACCAGAGATAAAATGCTAACAAACTCCCTGCTACCCCATAAAAGCCAATTGCTAATCCTTGGGGGACAAATACTAATTGAGTCGCATCACCGAAAGGCAATAAATTTTGATGCAAGTAACTGGAAAGTCCCGCTAATAAAAAGCCAATGCCTCCGATGGAGACAATGGTTGCCCACCAGTAATTACTGAATCGACGAGACCCTAAAATTGGCTGGCGGAGTACGCGATCGCTTGTGGAAATTGTTTGGGATGTCATAGGTATTAATACTCTCACTTTCTTTTATTAAATT
This window harbors:
- a CDS encoding photosystem I assembly protein Ycf4: MTSQTISTSDRVLRQPILGSRRFSNYWWATIVSIGGIGFLLAGLSSYLHQNLLPFGDATQLVFVPQGLAIGFYGVAGSLLAFYLWFAIALDIGGGYNEFNQETGFVKIFRWGFPGKNRQIEISCRTEDVQAIRVEIKEGLNPRRSLYLRIKGRRDIPLTQVGQPMSLSDLENQGAQLARFLGVPLEGL